The Thermasporomyces composti region GGTACCACAACCGCGGCGACCCGTGGTCGGGACGCCGCTACTCCTACCAGGAGGAGGCCGGCGAGGGCCCGCCCTTGTGAGTCGTCGCGCCGATCCGGCCGTCGCTGCCGAACCGTGACCATCAGGGCTGTCCGAATCCTGGACAATCGTCCCGGAGACTGAGCGGACGCGGGCTAGGTTTCGCTCTCAAGCGGTCCAGGCCCTCGCCGCTGGGACGGAGGTCCGCCGGCCATGGTGGTCGTCATGCAACCAGGCGCGACCCAGCACCAGGTCGACGCCGTCGTCGCACACATCGAGGCTCGGGGCGGGGCGGCGTTCGTCAGCAGGGGCGTGCGTCGCACGATCGTCGGCGTCGTGGGCGACACCGACATCTGCTTCGAGCTCGACCTGAGCAGGATGCCCGGAGTCGCGACGGTGCTCCGGGTGACGGCGCCCTACAAGCTGGTCAGCGCCGAGGCCAGCGGCGAGCGCTCCGTGGTCCACGTCGGACCACCGGACCGACGGGCGCCGATCGGACCCGGCACGTTCACCCTGATCGCGGGGCCGCCCGCGCTGGTGAGTGGCGACCAGGCGGTCGAAGCGGCCCGCTTGGCCGCCGCCGCGGGCGCGTCGGTCCTGCGGGGAGCCACCTACCGGCCCCGCCTCGCTCCGCCGTCGCCGCCGGGGATGGACGAATCCGACCTCCGCACCCTCGCCGAGATCGGGCGGGCAACCGGACTCCCGATCCTCGTCGAGGTGGTCGATCCCGCCGACGTCGAGACCGTGGCGGGGTACGCCGACATGCTCCACGTGGGGTCGGTGAACATGCAGAACCTTCCCCTCCTCGATCAGGTCGGCCGATGCGGTCGCCCCGTCCTGCTCACCCGTGGTACCCACGCCACGGTCGAGGAGTGGCTGCTGGCCGCCGAGTACATCGCCGAGCGGGGCAACCTCGACATCGTCCTGTGCGAGGCTGGCGTCCGAACCTTCGATCCGGCCGTCAGCCGAGCCCTCGACATCGGCGCCGTCCCTCGGGTTCAGCGGCTGTCGCACCTCCCGGTGATCGTCGATCCCTCGACCGGCGCCCACGAGCTGGTGGTCCCGCTGGCGAGGGCCGCCATCGCGGCGGGCGCCGACGGCCTGCTCGTCGACGTCCACCCCGACCCGGACAGCGTGCTCGTCGACGGGCGCTGCCCGGTCGCCGGCGCCGTCCTTCGCGAGCTGGCTTCGGTGCTGCGCCACCTGCCTCCGCTGATGGGTCGTGCGTTGGCCGACGCTCGTCGCTCCTGACGCCACACGCTCTGGTACGCGTGCTCAGCCTTCGCGGATCGCACGGGCGAGGACGTCCCCGGCCCACGCGCAGTCGTCGGCGCCGACGTCGAGGTGGGTCACCAGGCGCAGGGTGGACGGGCCCAGCACGGACACGAGGACGCCCTCGGCCCGGGCGCGCTCCGCGACCTTGGGGGCCGCGGGACCCGACGAGGGCAGGTCGATCACGACGATGTTGGTCTCGGCGTCGGACACCGCGGCCACGCCGTCGAGTCGCTCGGCCAGGGTGCGCGCCAGCGCCTGGGCATGGGCGTGGTCCTCGGCGAGCCGCTCGATGTGGTGGTCGAGCGCGTAGAGACCGGCGGCCGCGAGCACCCCCGCCTGACGCCATCCCGCGCCCAGCCGCTTGCGCCACACCCGCGCCTCGGCGATGTGCCGCGCGGAGCCGGCGACCAGCGACCCGACGGGCGCTCCCAAGCCCTTGGACAGGCACACCGTCACCACATCGGCGAGCTCGGCGTAGACGTGGACTGGCACACCCGTCGCAACGCTGGCGTTCCACAGCCGCGCACCGTCGAGATGGATCGCGACGCCGGCCTGCGTCGCCATCGTCCGCAGCGCGCGCAGGGTCGGCACGGGCTGGACGCTGCCCCCGCCGAGGTTGTGGGTGTTCTCCACGGACACCGCCGCGGTCGAGACGAAGTGCGGGCCGGCGTCGGGTGCGAGCATGGCCTCGATCGCGTCGAGGTCGACCAAGCCTCGGGGGTGACTCCACGTCCGCGTCGTGACACCGAAGACGGCGGCGTGCCCGCCGAGCTCGGCGCGGGCGATGTGGGCGCGCGCTTCACACAACACCTCCTGTCCGGGCTGGACGACGGTGTGGACCGCGAGCAGGTTGGCCAGCGACCCGCTCACCGTGAAGAGCGCGGCTTCCTTGCCCAGCAGCTCGGCGACCCGGTCTTCCAGCGCCCGGCAGGTGGGGTCCTCCCCGTAGACATCGTCGCCCACCTCCGCCTGGGCCATCGCCCGCCGCATTCCCTCGGTCGGCTTGGTGACGGTGTCGCTGCGCAGGTCGACGAGATGGTCTGGCTGTCGAGACACGACGGCACCGTATCCGACGGCTCAGGTCCGGCCGCACCCGAGCGACCTCCTCGGTGGCCGATTTCTCTCCGCGACTGACCGATCTCGGAACGAGCTGATGTCGACTGCTGACGCGGTGCGATGCTGGCTCGAGACGAGACGCGATCATCGCGGAGGTCTGGGCTCCCCATGCGCATCCACCCCACCCCGGACGACCTCATCGAGCTCACCGCCAGCTGGACCGGCGACCGATTCCCCGACGGGCGACCACGGGTTCCCGACGATGTCCTCGACAAGATCCGCCTCGCCACGACGGAGCAAGCATGGGCGGTCCTGCTACGCGAGGGCTACGAACGCCAGTTCGCCGGTGGCTGGCGACAGACCCATCCCGGCACGATCCTCGTCGGACGCGCGGTGACGGCCGCGTTCCTGCCCCACCGGCCGGACTTCGACGAGGCGGTTGTGCGAGCCGGCGCCCGGGAGGGGCACCTGGAAGCGGACCGGCAGAACTCCTGGATCATTCAGACACTGCAACCCGGCGACGTGATGGTGACCGACATCTTCGGAAAGGTGAAGGAAGGCACCGTCGTCGGCGACAACCTCAGTACCGCCGTAGCGGCCCGTACCGGTGTCGGCGCCGTCATCGACGGCGGCATCCGTGACTACCAAGGCATCGTCGAGCTCGGTGGTGGTGTCAACTTCTTCTTTCGCGACGTCGACCCCACTCCCATCCGCAACGTGACGCTCGCCGGCATCAACATCCCGATCCGCATCGGCGAGGCGACGGTCCTGCCTGGCGACGTCGTCCTCGGCACGCCCAGCGGGGTCATCTTCATCCCAGCGCACCTGGCGGCGAAGGTCGCCGAGGTCAGCGAGGAGATCCGGATTCGCGACGTGTTCGGCAAGCTCCGCCTCGCCCACGGCGTCTACACCAGCGCCGAGATCGACGTCCCCACCTGGGCCCCGCACATCGAAGCCGACTTCCAGCAGTGGCGGAAGGAGTCGCGATGACGACGGACCAGGCGGAGGAAAGACTCCTGGACAAGGTCAACACCTACTCCCGCCCGTCCGATCTGCGGATCACCGACCTGCGGGTCGCCACGCTCGTCGGGGTGCCGTTCCGCTCGACGATCATCCGGATCGACACCAACCAAGGCATCTCCGGGTACGGCGAGGTTCGCGACGGCGCGAGCAAGACCTACGCGCTGATTCTGAAGAGCCGTCTGCTCGGGGAGAATCCCTGCAACGTCGACAAGCTGTTCCGCAAGATCAAGCAGTTCGGCTACCACGCTCGGCAGGCCGGCGGCGTGTGCGGGGTCGAGATGGCGCTCATGGACCTGGCGGGCAAGGCGTATGGCGTCCCTGCCTACGCGCTCGCCGG contains the following coding sequences:
- a CDS encoding RraA family protein, with product MRIHPTPDDLIELTASWTGDRFPDGRPRVPDDVLDKIRLATTEQAWAVLLREGYERQFAGGWRQTHPGTILVGRAVTAAFLPHRPDFDEAVVRAGAREGHLEADRQNSWIIQTLQPGDVMVTDIFGKVKEGTVVGDNLSTAVAARTGVGAVIDGGIRDYQGIVELGGGVNFFFRDVDPTPIRNVTLAGINIPIRIGEATVLPGDVVLGTPSGVIFIPAHLAAKVAEVSEEIRIRDVFGKLRLAHGVYTSAEIDVPTWAPHIEADFQQWRKESR
- a CDS encoding threonine aldolase family protein — protein: MSRQPDHLVDLRSDTVTKPTEGMRRAMAQAEVGDDVYGEDPTCRALEDRVAELLGKEAALFTVSGSLANLLAVHTVVQPGQEVLCEARAHIARAELGGHAAVFGVTTRTWSHPRGLVDLDAIEAMLAPDAGPHFVSTAAVSVENTHNLGGGSVQPVPTLRALRTMATQAGVAIHLDGARLWNASVATGVPVHVYAELADVVTVCLSKGLGAPVGSLVAGSARHIAEARVWRKRLGAGWRQAGVLAAAGLYALDHHIERLAEDHAHAQALARTLAERLDGVAAVSDAETNIVVIDLPSSGPAAPKVAERARAEGVLVSVLGPSTLRLVTHLDVGADDCAWAGDVLARAIREG
- a CDS encoding N-acetylneuraminate synthase family protein, whose translation is MQPGATQHQVDAVVAHIEARGGAAFVSRGVRRTIVGVVGDTDICFELDLSRMPGVATVLRVTAPYKLVSAEASGERSVVHVGPPDRRAPIGPGTFTLIAGPPALVSGDQAVEAARLAAAAGASVLRGATYRPRLAPPSPPGMDESDLRTLAEIGRATGLPILVEVVDPADVETVAGYADMLHVGSVNMQNLPLLDQVGRCGRPVLLTRGTHATVEEWLLAAEYIAERGNLDIVLCEAGVRTFDPAVSRALDIGAVPRVQRLSHLPVIVDPSTGAHELVVPLARAAIAAGADGLLVDVHPDPDSVLVDGRCPVAGAVLRELASVLRHLPPLMGRALADARRS